From one Gadus morhua chromosome 8, gadMor3.0, whole genome shotgun sequence genomic stretch:
- the klhl14 gene encoding kelch-like protein 14 isoform X2, producing the protein MSRSGDRTSTFDPTHSDTLLHGLNLLWRKQLFCDVTLTAQGQQFHCHKAVLASCSQYFRSLFSSHNVIHSNNKDGGGGGGKGDRASSGTPSSSPDDKMGAPGGGGGGGARPINNLVLQGCSSIGLRLVLEYLYTANVTLSLDTVEEVLSVSKILNVPQITKLSVQFLNDQISVQNYKQICKIAALHGLDETKKLANKYLVEDVLLLDLAEMCAMLDALPPPVESELALFQMSVLWLEHERESRLHHAPDLMKRLRFALIPAAELVERVQSVDFMRSDPTCQKLLLDAMNYHLMPFRQHYRQSLASRIRSNKRMLLLAGGLPPGPDRLPSNLVQYYDDEKKTWKILTIMPYNSAHHCVVEVENFLLLMGGEDQWNPNGKHSTNFVSRYDPRFNSWIQLPPMQERRASFFACRLEKHLYVIGGRNETGYLSSVESYNLETNEWVYVSSLPQPLAAHAGAVHNGKIYISGGVHNGEYVSWLYCYDPVMDVWARKQDMNTKRAIHTLAGMNDRLYAIGGNHLKGFSHLDVMLVECYDPKADQWNILQTPILEGRSGPGCAILDDSIFLVGGYSWSMGAYKSSTICYSPEKATWTELEGEVAEPLAGPACSTVILPACLPFNK; encoded by the exons ATGTCCAGATCGGGTGACAGAACATCCACGTTTGATCCGACACACAGCGACACCCTGCTGCACGGCCTCAACCTCTTATGGAGGAAACAGCTGTTCTGCGATGTGACTCTCACTGCCCAGGGACAGCAGTTCCACTGCCACAAAGCGGTGCTGGCGTCCTGCTCCCAGTACTTCAggtccctcttctcctctcacaACGTCATCCACAGCAACAACAAggacggcggtggcggcggaggCAAAGGGGACCGGGCCAGTAGCGGCACCCCTTCGTCCTCCCCGGACGACAAGATGGGGGcccctggcggcggcggcggcggcggggcccgGCCCATCAACAACCTGGTGCTGCAGGGCTGCTCCTCCATCGGGCTGCGGCTGGTGCTGGAGTACCTGTACACGGCCAACGTCACGCTCTCCCTGGacacggtggaggaggtgctgtcCGTCAGCAAGATCCTCAACGTGCCGCAGATCACCAAGCTCAGCGTGCAGTTCCTCAACGACCAGATCTCCGTGCAGAACTACAAGCAGATCTGCAAGATCGCCGCGCTGCACGGCCTGGACGAGACCAAGAAGCTGGCCAACAAGTACCTGGTGGAGgacgtgctgctgctggacctggCGGAGATGTGTGCCATGCTGGATGCCCTCCCGCCCCCCGTGGAGTCGGAGCTGGCCCTGTTCCAGATGTCGGTGCTGTGGCTGGAGCACGAGCGCGAGAGCCGCCTGCACCACGCGCCCGACCTCATGAAGCGGCTGCGCTTCGCCCTCATCCCCGCCGCGGAGCTGGTGGAGCGCGTGCAGTCGGTGGACTTCATGCGCAGCGACCCCACGTGCCAGAAGCTGCTCCTGGACGCCATGAACTACCACCTGATGCCCTTCAGGCAGCACTACAGACAGTCGCTGGCCAGCAG GATCCGCTCCAACAagaggatgctgctgctggcgggGGGACTGCCCCCGGGGCCCGACCGCCTCCCCAGTAACCTGGTCCAGTACTACGACGACGAGAAGAAGACCTGGAAGATCCTCACAA TCATGCCTTACAACAGCGCCCACCATtgcgtggtggaggtggagaactTCCTGCTGCTGATGGGTGGAGAGGACCAATGGAACCCCAACG GAAAACACAGCACCAACTTCGTGAGCCGCTACGACCCGAGGTTCAACAGCTGGATCCAACTGCCCCCCATGCAGGAGAG gagaGCCAGCTTCTTCGCCTGCCGCCTGGAGAAGCACCTGTACGTGATCGGCGGGAGGAACGAGACGGGCTACCTCTCCAGCGTGGAGTCGTACAACCTGGAGACCAACGAGTGGGTGTACGTGTCCTCGCTGCCCCAGCCGCTGGCCGCGCACGCCGGCGCCGTGCACAACGGGAAGATCTACATCTCAG GCGGCGTTCACAATGGAGAGTACGTGTCCTGGCTCTACTGCTACGACCCCGTAATGGACGTGTGGGCTCGGAAACAGGATATGAACACAAAACGCGCCATTCACACCCTGGCTGGGATGAATGACCGCCTGTACGCCATCGGAGGGAACCATCTGAAAG GCTTCTCCCACCTGGACGTGATGCTGGTGGAGTGCTACGACCCCAAGGCCGACCAGTGGAACATCCTGCAGACGCCCATCCTGGAGGGACGCAGCGGGCCGGGCTGTGCCATCCTGGACGACAGCATCTTCCTGGTGGGGGGCTACAGCTGGAGCATG GGTGCCTACAAGTCGTCCACCATCTGCTACAGCCCAGAGAAAGCCACATGGACAGAGTTGGAGGGAGAGGTGGCAGAGCCTTTAGCAGGCCCGGCTTGCTCTACAGTCATCCTGCCCGCATGCCTTCCCTTTAACAAATGA
- the klhl14 gene encoding kelch-like protein 14 isoform X1, translated as MCGVYCQEVMSRSGDRTSTFDPTHSDTLLHGLNLLWRKQLFCDVTLTAQGQQFHCHKAVLASCSQYFRSLFSSHNVIHSNNKDGGGGGGKGDRASSGTPSSSPDDKMGAPGGGGGGGARPINNLVLQGCSSIGLRLVLEYLYTANVTLSLDTVEEVLSVSKILNVPQITKLSVQFLNDQISVQNYKQICKIAALHGLDETKKLANKYLVEDVLLLDLAEMCAMLDALPPPVESELALFQMSVLWLEHERESRLHHAPDLMKRLRFALIPAAELVERVQSVDFMRSDPTCQKLLLDAMNYHLMPFRQHYRQSLASRIRSNKRMLLLAGGLPPGPDRLPSNLVQYYDDEKKTWKILTIMPYNSAHHCVVEVENFLLLMGGEDQWNPNGKHSTNFVSRYDPRFNSWIQLPPMQERRASFFACRLEKHLYVIGGRNETGYLSSVESYNLETNEWVYVSSLPQPLAAHAGAVHNGKIYISGGVHNGEYVSWLYCYDPVMDVWARKQDMNTKRAIHTLAGMNDRLYAIGGNHLKGFSHLDVMLVECYDPKADQWNILQTPILEGRSGPGCAILDDSIFLVGGYSWSMGAYKSSTICYSPEKATWTELEGEVAEPLAGPACSTVILPACLPFNK; from the exons ATGT GTGGCGTTTACTGTCAGGAAGTCATGTCCAGATCGGGTGACAGAACATCCACGTTTGATCCGACACACAGCGACACCCTGCTGCACGGCCTCAACCTCTTATGGAGGAAACAGCTGTTCTGCGATGTGACTCTCACTGCCCAGGGACAGCAGTTCCACTGCCACAAAGCGGTGCTGGCGTCCTGCTCCCAGTACTTCAggtccctcttctcctctcacaACGTCATCCACAGCAACAACAAggacggcggtggcggcggaggCAAAGGGGACCGGGCCAGTAGCGGCACCCCTTCGTCCTCCCCGGACGACAAGATGGGGGcccctggcggcggcggcggcggcggggcccgGCCCATCAACAACCTGGTGCTGCAGGGCTGCTCCTCCATCGGGCTGCGGCTGGTGCTGGAGTACCTGTACACGGCCAACGTCACGCTCTCCCTGGacacggtggaggaggtgctgtcCGTCAGCAAGATCCTCAACGTGCCGCAGATCACCAAGCTCAGCGTGCAGTTCCTCAACGACCAGATCTCCGTGCAGAACTACAAGCAGATCTGCAAGATCGCCGCGCTGCACGGCCTGGACGAGACCAAGAAGCTGGCCAACAAGTACCTGGTGGAGgacgtgctgctgctggacctggCGGAGATGTGTGCCATGCTGGATGCCCTCCCGCCCCCCGTGGAGTCGGAGCTGGCCCTGTTCCAGATGTCGGTGCTGTGGCTGGAGCACGAGCGCGAGAGCCGCCTGCACCACGCGCCCGACCTCATGAAGCGGCTGCGCTTCGCCCTCATCCCCGCCGCGGAGCTGGTGGAGCGCGTGCAGTCGGTGGACTTCATGCGCAGCGACCCCACGTGCCAGAAGCTGCTCCTGGACGCCATGAACTACCACCTGATGCCCTTCAGGCAGCACTACAGACAGTCGCTGGCCAGCAG GATCCGCTCCAACAagaggatgctgctgctggcgggGGGACTGCCCCCGGGGCCCGACCGCCTCCCCAGTAACCTGGTCCAGTACTACGACGACGAGAAGAAGACCTGGAAGATCCTCACAA TCATGCCTTACAACAGCGCCCACCATtgcgtggtggaggtggagaactTCCTGCTGCTGATGGGTGGAGAGGACCAATGGAACCCCAACG GAAAACACAGCACCAACTTCGTGAGCCGCTACGACCCGAGGTTCAACAGCTGGATCCAACTGCCCCCCATGCAGGAGAG gagaGCCAGCTTCTTCGCCTGCCGCCTGGAGAAGCACCTGTACGTGATCGGCGGGAGGAACGAGACGGGCTACCTCTCCAGCGTGGAGTCGTACAACCTGGAGACCAACGAGTGGGTGTACGTGTCCTCGCTGCCCCAGCCGCTGGCCGCGCACGCCGGCGCCGTGCACAACGGGAAGATCTACATCTCAG GCGGCGTTCACAATGGAGAGTACGTGTCCTGGCTCTACTGCTACGACCCCGTAATGGACGTGTGGGCTCGGAAACAGGATATGAACACAAAACGCGCCATTCACACCCTGGCTGGGATGAATGACCGCCTGTACGCCATCGGAGGGAACCATCTGAAAG GCTTCTCCCACCTGGACGTGATGCTGGTGGAGTGCTACGACCCCAAGGCCGACCAGTGGAACATCCTGCAGACGCCCATCCTGGAGGGACGCAGCGGGCCGGGCTGTGCCATCCTGGACGACAGCATCTTCCTGGTGGGGGGCTACAGCTGGAGCATG GGTGCCTACAAGTCGTCCACCATCTGCTACAGCCCAGAGAAAGCCACATGGACAGAGTTGGAGGGAGAGGTGGCAGAGCCTTTAGCAGGCCCGGCTTGCTCTACAGTCATCCTGCCCGCATGCCTTCCCTTTAACAAATGA